The following proteins come from a genomic window of Gimesia chilikensis:
- a CDS encoding ExbD/TolR family protein, protein MASKKAGKKVACPACKGRITIPVESEARRMEKTPDPSETPGKKASSSTKKKKPAKAAPPTEAMLDADQNQFLEDLDDMGPLGESWDELLDGDWDAAASAETEEPAIEEEESAPEPAPQPEKQPTKAKSSPPPKPAIEPAPEPEPEPEPSSPVTPAAETEVTAETSPDPETPEDDDLLAASEWLEEIESTEADEDLATEPVSEQSAEPEQDDSAELEEVASTEEPGPEPETAPKPVVASAPSPRFVVEEEEDDEDDDDEGFSIRSAESEFEEMDLTPMVDVTFLLLIFFMITASFSLQKSIQVPPPNPDEDGVSQSLQTLDDFREESIIVEIDSNNGIYVDDTKLSNPSEIVQAILDRRDEGGRPKSELVLSAHKAARHETVVAVVDAANEVGMQKIRLASYKGPDD, encoded by the coding sequence GTGGCCAGCAAGAAAGCCGGGAAGAAAGTTGCCTGCCCGGCCTGCAAGGGTCGCATTACGATCCCAGTGGAGAGTGAAGCCCGGCGAATGGAGAAAACACCAGATCCGAGTGAAACACCTGGCAAGAAAGCATCTTCATCAACAAAAAAGAAAAAACCAGCCAAAGCCGCTCCACCCACAGAAGCGATGCTGGATGCGGACCAGAACCAGTTCCTGGAAGATCTGGACGACATGGGTCCGCTGGGCGAGAGCTGGGATGAACTGCTGGATGGGGACTGGGACGCCGCCGCATCCGCAGAAACAGAAGAGCCAGCGATCGAAGAGGAGGAATCGGCCCCTGAACCAGCGCCCCAGCCGGAGAAACAACCGACAAAAGCGAAGAGCTCTCCCCCACCGAAACCGGCGATTGAACCTGCTCCCGAACCCGAACCTGAGCCAGAGCCCTCTTCTCCTGTGACACCAGCTGCAGAAACAGAGGTTACAGCTGAAACGAGTCCTGATCCCGAGACTCCTGAAGATGACGACCTGCTGGCAGCCTCGGAGTGGCTTGAAGAGATTGAATCGACCGAAGCTGATGAAGACCTCGCGACAGAACCGGTCTCAGAGCAATCAGCCGAACCTGAGCAAGACGACTCGGCAGAACTTGAGGAAGTTGCGAGCACAGAAGAACCAGGACCGGAACCAGAAACAGCTCCGAAACCGGTAGTAGCATCTGCCCCCAGCCCCCGCTTTGTTGTGGAAGAGGAAGAAGACGACGAAGATGATGACGACGAAGGGTTTTCCATTCGCTCGGCCGAGTCGGAGTTTGAGGAGATGGATCTGACGCCGATGGTCGACGTGACCTTCCTGCTGCTGATCTTCTTCATGATCACCGCTTCCTTCAGTCTGCAGAAAAGTATTCAGGTTCCTCCGCCCAATCCGGATGAAGACGGCGTTTCACAGTCGTTGCAGACGCTGGATGATTTCCGGGAGGAATCCATTATCGTTGAGATCGACAGTAATAACGGCATTTATGTCGATGACACCAAGCTGTCCAACCCTTCGGAGATCGTACAGGCGATCCTGGATCGACGTGATGAGGGAGGCAGACCCAAATCAGAACTCGTTCTCAGTGCACACAAAGCGGCGCGGCATGAGACGGTCGTTGCCGTTGTGGATGCGGCGAACGAGGTTGGCATGCAGAAAATCAGACTCGCATCGTACAAAGGACCTGATGACTGA
- a CDS encoding ABC transporter substrate-binding protein — translation MMKCGKFLILLMCVIGLTCSVGLSDSFAQNENKTDPPKAKQDGKTETEEESAESSLPKIEEMQLPSVEDLLKKRPVDWIVLENDYVLIVDPVYPRPDTLGQLEASMKESFSWPRPKNKKEADEQRQKRATFNFINLTLVGEKEDPEYRVQRQNIKQIVHYEDQILQRIDLLLKDGDLKTAFEMLLFLDRRHRDWPGFEQRQHRLLFLEAQDKQKAEQYVNALAFVEDLQSRVPDYPGLSKLAGEIINSMITRAVKVEDYREAHHYLNRLAAIYPRQETVAKWRETFLKQSNEILQKANQSAKADQYQQAFDLVMEASTVWPANPRLRDDLRRYQARYPVINVGVLGTALDQSPYFLEHNATRRHKKLTQIPLFEVGKVDQTPQYQSRFFEQWEPTDLGRRADFVLRQSYATWESHPMLLAADIAQAVRARLTPGSSTYDERFDSYVHSVTSTAPFEFRIHFDRVPLSTEWLLSFPITSPPAFSAVVANPEDVRLETEQKIGATSRFVVDEQESKDSDQVSYVRAVPEPKGLRDYNVAQINEVHYSNFEKSFQALLRGEVAVLPFLPAGLVSYFKEQDEFNVVQSAIPLTHVLQFNPESKPLQILELRRALAYAIDRQKILNEKLLHENNLLNGRLVTAPYYTGLQVYNQQVPQREYNFPLAVALAVASQKKLGGQFPRLHMLCDPNPEAQDAAQELIRAWQRIGVNVTLIPNTPEEAKKEKLEWDIVYRTTAMTEPIMELWPFLTVGRGAEIKSLEIFPDWMRQKLIELDEATDWETATALLKKLQQQLYSMAHIVPLWEIDQFHVFRTNIKGYADRPLNFYDNVEQWITTPVYPRVETLTSTQTTSP, via the coding sequence ATGATGAAATGCGGCAAGTTCCTGATTCTGCTGATGTGCGTCATCGGCCTCACCTGTTCCGTGGGGCTGTCCGACAGCTTTGCGCAAAATGAGAACAAGACAGATCCCCCGAAAGCGAAGCAGGATGGAAAAACCGAAACCGAAGAAGAATCGGCAGAGTCATCACTGCCCAAAATCGAGGAGATGCAACTCCCGTCCGTGGAAGACTTGTTAAAAAAGCGTCCCGTCGACTGGATCGTCCTGGAAAATGATTATGTGCTGATCGTCGATCCCGTCTATCCCCGACCCGATACGCTGGGACAACTCGAAGCATCCATGAAAGAGAGTTTCAGCTGGCCGCGTCCCAAGAATAAAAAAGAAGCTGATGAGCAGCGTCAGAAACGGGCGACATTCAATTTCATCAACCTGACGCTGGTCGGCGAAAAAGAAGATCCAGAGTACCGGGTCCAACGACAGAACATCAAACAGATCGTGCATTACGAAGATCAGATCCTGCAGCGAATCGATCTACTGCTGAAAGACGGTGATCTGAAAACGGCGTTTGAAATGCTGCTCTTCCTCGACCGCAGACACCGGGACTGGCCCGGCTTTGAACAGCGACAGCATCGGCTGCTGTTTCTGGAAGCCCAGGATAAACAGAAGGCAGAACAGTACGTGAATGCACTGGCATTCGTCGAGGACCTGCAAAGTCGTGTCCCCGATTACCCGGGACTGAGTAAACTTGCCGGTGAAATCATCAACAGCATGATCACCCGGGCCGTAAAAGTGGAGGATTATCGCGAGGCCCATCACTACCTGAATCGACTGGCAGCGATCTACCCCCGACAGGAAACCGTCGCGAAGTGGCGAGAGACGTTTCTGAAACAGTCCAATGAGATCCTGCAGAAAGCGAATCAGAGTGCCAAAGCTGATCAGTATCAGCAGGCGTTCGACCTGGTGATGGAAGCCTCAACTGTCTGGCCCGCTAATCCCCGTTTAAGGGATGACCTGCGGCGGTATCAGGCGCGATACCCGGTCATCAATGTCGGAGTGCTGGGAACGGCTCTCGATCAGAGCCCCTATTTCCTCGAACACAATGCGACCCGCCGTCATAAAAAGCTGACGCAGATCCCCCTGTTCGAAGTCGGAAAAGTAGACCAGACACCTCAGTACCAGAGTCGTTTCTTTGAACAATGGGAACCGACCGACCTGGGCCGACGGGCCGACTTCGTCCTGCGTCAGTCGTATGCCACCTGGGAGTCGCATCCGATGCTGCTGGCTGCCGACATTGCCCAGGCGGTCCGGGCCAGACTGACTCCCGGTTCGAGCACTTATGACGAACGTTTCGACAGTTACGTGCATTCGGTCACATCCACAGCCCCGTTTGAATTTCGCATTCATTTTGACCGGGTCCCCTTGAGCACCGAATGGCTGCTCTCATTCCCGATTACTTCCCCACCCGCATTCAGCGCAGTCGTTGCTAATCCTGAAGACGTACGCCTGGAGACGGAACAGAAAATCGGTGCGACCAGCCGCTTCGTTGTGGATGAACAGGAATCAAAGGACTCTGATCAGGTCAGTTATGTGCGGGCCGTCCCCGAACCAAAGGGACTGCGTGACTATAATGTCGCCCAGATCAACGAGGTTCATTATTCCAACTTTGAAAAATCCTTCCAGGCCCTGCTGCGTGGTGAAGTCGCGGTGCTTCCGTTCCTGCCGGCCGGTCTGGTCTCCTATTTCAAAGAACAGGATGAGTTCAATGTCGTCCAAAGTGCGATTCCGCTGACTCATGTGCTGCAGTTCAACCCGGAAAGTAAACCGCTGCAGATTCTCGAACTTCGCCGGGCGTTGGCCTATGCCATCGATCGCCAGAAGATTCTCAACGAGAAACTGCTGCATGAAAACAACCTGTTAAACGGTCGCCTGGTGACGGCCCCGTATTACACGGGTCTCCAGGTCTACAATCAGCAGGTGCCTCAACGCGAATACAATTTTCCGCTGGCGGTGGCCCTCGCGGTGGCATCGCAGAAGAAACTGGGAGGACAATTCCCGCGTCTGCATATGCTGTGTGATCCTAATCCCGAAGCACAGGACGCTGCCCAAGAGCTGATCAGGGCCTGGCAACGGATTGGCGTCAACGTCACGCTGATTCCCAATACGCCTGAAGAAGCAAAAAAAGAGAAACTGGAATGGGACATCGTCTATCGCACGACCGCGATGACCGAACCAATTATGGAACTCTGGCCTTTCCTGACCGTGGGGAGAGGCGCTGAGATTAAATCACTGGAAATCTTCCCGGACTGGATGCGTCAGAAACTGATTGAGCTCGATGAAGCGACCGACTGGGAAACTGCAACCGCGCTCTTGAAGAAGCTGCAACAGCAGTTGTACTCCATGGCGCATATCGTTCCGCTTTGGGAAATCGACCAGTTTCACGTGTTTCGCACGAATATCAAAGGGTACGCCGACCGGCCCCTGAATTTTTATGATAATGTCGAACAGTGGATCACAACCCCCGTCTACCCGCGGGTGGAAACACTGACGTCGACACAGACCACCTCACCCTAG
- a CDS encoding PQQ-binding-like beta-propeller repeat protein: protein MARLEISFLSGKTQNIELSKQQPISIGSHSSNDLQVDDVASMQCRISWNKKGYELIAATSDGVEINGVMSGRSQLNDGDLIRIGEADILFTDEVDLLDLDAPLPDVTGGEASSMYDLKPVSSEQLDFNRPQPEPVIPDKSGPEKSSSKTGSKKKNGSKSSKQKSSRSSKAPTAAPEEKPEDDFLEDDDLDLASAAELLTEAEPEADSSPAPKHFLSRTNENSAATSEEEDSADKEKAESLSLKDRIRHRSSRNAVRPGERQIVRSPMILSLVGGSVLLALTALVFWFIIGRDTAKRHYDAAVQEMEAGKYSQAIQLFEYFLENYNKSDYAEEARILLSKSFVEKEISGSTPAWQAGLEATQGFIKKHRDDSDFKELYPTLTDYGQRIALGAVETASRTKERELLDVSTEAEKILTRYSPPDAPPTEALAKIKAGYEKAEAEILRKEVFDVAVKEIEEAIKQKQTLKALEQRRHLLDRYPYYQNDRKMSTVLTRILEAEQALIQSSNEAIAGSTKDYPDAFPQAVTLSLHTRSRSNEVSDGRNVFALANGSCFGIDSVTGDPIWKRPIGLDSPFPPETVTVKEPSLLLYDTRHNDLLCVTQKSGELVWRQQMPSRPTGPPLVNQGTIVVSCQGGQLLNLDLQTGSIAAQLKFAQPLVGAPGLVYGEQSVAVAGYEGMLYLVSLRPFECTKVAALGHRPGTIQIPIIPMGKLLMVCENDQADAALLHVLDGDGQNATLKELEQFRIKGQVHSQPIMRGKQLFFPTVPERITAFTVTDEEGKRKLTEIGSYQLQDPLSCQIYLSAGSGGQLWMSSSALRKFTLLSTGIKMDDQKIADGLGSQPMQLIGNNLYLGRRLLSSNSVIFTIANRNEMTSTWKSILGTDILAVYPYGDDKEPQPGLLCITSDGDVFRLRANDFESSPAGFMERSLTQLKLPENLKAPLQTTRLTDGKIAVSCGAPQPTLWILNRFGQLEQTIELSEPLEALPIQIGDGIALPLKRKVAVFRKGRGLNTVQEFALPGNVDEDVRWRQLIPTGKDQCLAITTAGQIITLQYRNNPVRHLAALSTIDLKQPVDVDAGISQTDIAVTDASGQLQVLDAKTGQLKTKLQLSAPASNDLWITDNLLFVESRQTLTCYELKDSLQQLWQLKLPGHSLAGSPSKDGSRLFLSLQNGSVLAVDPQTGQVQSETTAPLPSSGSVVTLEKLLLVPSVDGSLYRIDQGLQQKGQASL from the coding sequence ATGGCCAGATTAGAAATTTCATTCTTATCCGGAAAAACTCAAAACATCGAGCTCTCCAAGCAGCAGCCGATCTCGATTGGCAGCCATTCGTCCAATGACCTGCAGGTGGACGATGTGGCTTCCATGCAGTGCCGGATCAGCTGGAACAAAAAAGGGTACGAATTGATCGCCGCGACCAGCGATGGCGTGGAGATTAACGGCGTGATGTCGGGGCGTTCTCAACTGAATGACGGGGACCTGATCCGAATCGGTGAAGCCGACATTCTGTTTACCGACGAAGTCGATCTGCTCGATCTGGACGCCCCCCTGCCCGATGTCACGGGTGGTGAAGCAAGCTCGATGTACGACCTTAAGCCGGTCAGTTCGGAACAACTGGATTTCAACCGTCCCCAACCGGAACCTGTGATCCCCGATAAATCAGGGCCAGAAAAGTCGTCTTCTAAAACAGGTTCGAAAAAGAAAAACGGTTCCAAATCCAGCAAGCAGAAATCGTCCAGGTCTTCAAAAGCACCCACAGCAGCTCCCGAAGAGAAACCAGAGGATGATTTTCTGGAAGATGACGACCTGGACCTCGCCTCTGCCGCAGAGCTGCTCACGGAAGCCGAACCCGAGGCAGACAGTTCACCCGCTCCGAAACACTTTTTATCCCGTACCAACGAGAATTCCGCGGCGACCAGCGAGGAAGAAGACTCCGCCGACAAAGAGAAAGCGGAGTCGCTCTCACTGAAAGATCGGATCCGCCATCGATCCTCACGTAACGCTGTCCGTCCTGGCGAGCGTCAGATTGTGCGTTCGCCTATGATTCTCTCCCTGGTCGGCGGTAGCGTTCTGCTTGCACTGACGGCCCTGGTCTTCTGGTTTATCATTGGCCGCGATACGGCAAAACGGCACTATGATGCTGCCGTCCAGGAAATGGAAGCGGGCAAGTATTCACAGGCGATCCAGCTTTTCGAGTACTTCCTGGAAAATTACAACAAGAGTGACTACGCCGAGGAAGCCCGGATTTTACTCAGCAAATCTTTCGTCGAAAAAGAGATCTCCGGTTCAACCCCCGCCTGGCAGGCCGGACTCGAAGCCACCCAGGGCTTTATCAAGAAACACCGCGATGATTCCGACTTCAAAGAGCTCTACCCGACACTGACCGATTACGGACAGCGGATCGCACTGGGAGCGGTTGAAACCGCGAGTCGCACCAAGGAGCGTGAACTGCTGGACGTCTCTACGGAAGCCGAAAAGATTCTCACCCGCTACAGTCCACCAGATGCACCGCCGACCGAAGCACTGGCAAAAATCAAAGCTGGCTACGAAAAAGCAGAAGCGGAGATTCTGCGGAAAGAGGTCTTCGATGTAGCCGTCAAGGAGATCGAAGAAGCGATCAAACAGAAGCAGACCTTGAAGGCACTCGAACAGCGCAGACACCTGCTCGACCGCTATCCCTATTATCAGAACGATCGTAAGATGTCGACGGTACTGACCCGCATCCTGGAAGCGGAACAGGCGCTGATCCAGTCCAGCAATGAAGCGATCGCCGGTTCAACGAAAGATTATCCGGATGCCTTTCCGCAGGCGGTCACTCTGTCGCTGCACACCCGCTCAAGGTCCAATGAAGTTTCTGACGGACGCAATGTTTTCGCGCTGGCCAACGGCAGCTGTTTCGGCATTGACTCTGTGACCGGCGATCCTATCTGGAAACGCCCCATCGGCCTCGATTCGCCGTTTCCCCCCGAGACGGTCACCGTGAAAGAGCCATCGCTGCTCCTGTATGACACGCGCCACAACGACCTGCTCTGCGTCACCCAGAAAAGTGGCGAACTGGTCTGGCGACAGCAGATGCCTTCACGGCCCACGGGCCCTCCCCTGGTCAACCAGGGCACGATCGTCGTTTCCTGCCAGGGTGGCCAATTGCTGAACCTGGATCTCCAGACGGGATCCATAGCCGCACAACTCAAGTTTGCCCAGCCCCTGGTGGGGGCTCCCGGCCTGGTTTACGGCGAACAGTCCGTTGCGGTCGCCGGTTATGAGGGGATGCTGTACCTCGTCTCGCTGCGTCCCTTTGAATGCACGAAGGTCGCAGCTCTCGGACATCGTCCCGGCACCATTCAGATTCCGATTATCCCCATGGGTAAGCTACTGATGGTCTGCGAAAATGACCAGGCTGACGCCGCCCTGCTCCACGTACTGGACGGCGATGGTCAAAACGCAACTTTGAAAGAGCTCGAACAGTTCCGCATTAAAGGTCAGGTTCACAGTCAGCCGATCATGCGCGGGAAGCAACTGTTTTTCCCAACCGTTCCCGAACGAATCACTGCCTTCACCGTCACTGATGAGGAAGGAAAACGAAAGCTCACGGAGATCGGCTCTTACCAGCTGCAGGATCCCCTCTCCTGTCAGATCTATCTGTCCGCTGGTTCTGGTGGGCAGCTCTGGATGAGCAGTTCGGCCCTCCGTAAATTCACCCTGCTCAGTACCGGCATCAAAATGGATGACCAGAAAATCGCCGACGGACTGGGATCACAGCCGATGCAGCTGATCGGAAACAACCTGTACCTCGGACGGCGGTTGCTCTCTTCTAATTCGGTCATTTTCACGATCGCGAACCGGAATGAGATGACCAGCACCTGGAAATCGATTCTGGGAACCGACATTCTGGCCGTTTACCCTTATGGTGACGACAAGGAGCCGCAACCTGGTCTGCTCTGTATTACTTCTGATGGCGATGTATTTCGATTGCGGGCCAATGACTTCGAATCCTCTCCCGCTGGTTTCATGGAACGATCACTGACGCAGCTCAAGCTGCCGGAGAACCTGAAAGCACCGCTGCAGACAACTCGTCTGACCGATGGTAAAATCGCCGTGAGCTGTGGCGCACCACAACCGACTTTGTGGATTCTGAACAGATTTGGTCAGCTGGAACAGACTATCGAGCTGTCAGAGCCTCTCGAGGCACTGCCCATTCAAATCGGCGATGGCATTGCGTTACCGTTAAAACGCAAGGTGGCTGTCTTCCGGAAAGGGCGCGGTTTGAATACGGTTCAGGAATTTGCCCTGCCCGGAAATGTGGACGAGGATGTTCGCTGGCGTCAACTGATCCCGACTGGCAAAGATCAGTGTCTGGCCATCACCACTGCTGGGCAGATTATTACACTCCAATATCGCAACAACCCGGTTCGTCATCTGGCGGCCCTCTCGACCATCGACCTGAAGCAACCAGTCGATGTGGACGCCGGTATCAGCCAGACTGACATCGCGGTTACAGATGCCTCAGGTCAACTGCAGGTGTTGGATGCAAAAACGGGCCAGTTGAAAACCAAGCTGCAACTCTCTGCCCCTGCCTCCAATGACCTCTGGATTACAGACAACCTGCTGTTTGTTGAATCTCGACAGACGCTGACCTGCTACGAACTCAAAGACAGCCTGCAGCAGCTATGGCAATTGAAACTGCCGGGCCACTCCCTGGCTGGTTCTCCATCGAAAGATGGCAGCCGCCTGTTCCTGTCACTGCAGAATGGCAGCGTCCTGGCAGTCGATCCCCAAACGGGCCAGGTCCAGTCCGAAACCACGGCACCGCTTCCCAGCAGTGGTTCCGTCGTCACCCTTGAGAAACTGTTACTGGTACCAAGCGTGGATGGCAGTCTGTATCGCATCGATCAGGGTCTGCAGCAGAAAGGACAGGCTTCGCTATGA